The proteins below are encoded in one region of Syntrophorhabdaceae bacterium:
- a CDS encoding V-type ATP synthase subunit I, with protein sequence MFSAEPMMQIQAIVLARDERDVLKGLGQLGVIHLTRAKAGSGHTTSEQADIYHNLNRLERIRSGINELKQSIGMSETYKKELSDDMTVEKAETLLSKMEQESRILIEERQQITQRQRELTDTSKTLSPYRGFSIPLEGANRFNFLHFVTGIMPKQNIDSLVKEAGERAAFVTLSQQKDQQILLAMTTKDYSQELEKILQKTGFQKDTLPVVDGATVDSLLEENKAELDILASRLEGVNKKMEDLRTVFREPLAEIESFLDLEYKLNEASQKFSRTDVTVILKGWTPKREIELIRNRLDEITKGKYILHITPPDKSTEEQIPVLLRHPWYLRPFEMLVEAYGLPSYRELEPTLFVALSYVIMFGMMFGDAGHGLVLAGCGIAALIMGRSRQVRDFGVLLIFVGISSIIFGIVYGSYFGIEELKRYAIWHDPIDCDPIMLMFGAIAIGIVMISLGLFLNAINHFKRGDIIAGILDKFGLIGIVFYWGALFILIKGAAIKAHGLMGLFIALFLGIPIIGWAIKEPIEHILKSKRQGHHEGEEGLGAAIMESCVGAFEAILSYLANTISFVRLAAYAMSHAALLFAAFMVAREVRGIPFVGGAFSIVIIILGNIVAIVLEGVIASVQALRLEYYEFFGKFFSGSGKPFEPFYIALKDEGKVYERKG encoded by the coding sequence ATGTTTAGTGCCGAGCCTATGATGCAAATCCAGGCAATTGTCCTTGCAAGGGATGAGAGGGATGTATTGAAAGGTTTGGGGCAACTTGGCGTTATTCATCTCACAAGGGCAAAAGCAGGTTCAGGCCATACAACCAGTGAACAGGCTGACATTTATCATAATCTCAATCGTTTAGAGCGTATCCGTAGTGGGATAAATGAACTAAAACAATCAATAGGCATGTCTGAAACATACAAAAAGGAGCTGTCTGATGATATGACAGTTGAAAAGGCAGAAACCCTTCTGTCAAAGATGGAGCAAGAATCAAGAATATTAATAGAAGAAAGACAGCAAATAACACAGCGTCAGCGAGAACTGACAGATACATCAAAGACCCTTTCTCCTTACAGGGGCTTTTCCATACCCCTTGAAGGTGCAAATAGGTTTAACTTTCTCCATTTTGTTACAGGGATTATGCCCAAGCAGAATATCGATAGTCTCGTCAAAGAGGCTGGTGAAAGAGCAGCATTTGTTACTTTGTCACAGCAAAAAGATCAGCAGATCCTACTTGCAATGACAACCAAAGATTATAGTCAGGAACTTGAAAAAATACTTCAAAAGACTGGATTTCAAAAGGACACACTGCCTGTGGTGGACGGTGCCACAGTTGACAGCCTTTTAGAAGAGAACAAGGCAGAACTTGACATACTCGCCTCCCGTCTTGAAGGCGTAAACAAAAAGATGGAGGATTTAAGGACAGTCTTCAGAGAACCTCTTGCAGAGATTGAATCTTTCTTGGATTTAGAATATAAACTCAACGAGGCAAGTCAAAAATTTTCCAGAACAGATGTTACGGTAATACTTAAGGGCTGGACACCTAAACGTGAGATCGAATTAATAAGAAACAGATTGGATGAGATTACAAAGGGTAAATATATCCTCCATATTACACCCCCCGATAAATCAACTGAGGAACAGATTCCTGTTCTGTTAAGACATCCGTGGTATCTAAGACCATTTGAGATGCTTGTGGAAGCATATGGTCTTCCAAGTTATAGGGAATTGGAGCCAACCCTATTTGTCGCCTTAAGTTATGTAATCATGTTCGGGATGATGTTTGGGGATGCAGGTCATGGTTTGGTTCTGGCAGGCTGTGGTATAGCTGCCCTTATTATGGGACGATCCAGGCAAGTTAGAGATTTTGGGGTTTTATTAATCTTTGTGGGCATATCGAGCATTATATTTGGTATCGTATATGGAAGTTATTTCGGTATAGAGGAATTAAAAAGATACGCCATATGGCATGACCCTATTGACTGCGATCCCATTATGCTCATGTTTGGGGCAATTGCTATTGGTATTGTTATGATAAGCCTTGGGCTTTTCCTCAATGCCATAAATCATTTTAAAAGAGGTGACATTATAGCCGGGATTCTGGACAAATTTGGTTTAATAGGCATTGTATTTTATTGGGGTGCACTTTTTATATTGATAAAAGGTGCTGCCATAAAGGCACATGGACTTATGGGCCTTTTTATTGCCCTTTTCCTGGGAATACCTATAATAGGTTGGGCAATCAAAGAGCCAATAGAACACATACTTAAAAGTAAAAGACAGGGACATCATGAGGGTGAAGAAGGTTTAGGCGCAGCAATTATGGAATCATGCGTTGGTGCCTTTGAGGCAATACTCAGTTATCTTGCCAATACCATAAGCTTTGTCCGTCTTGCCGCTTATGCCATGAGCCATGCAGCACTGCTCTTTGCAGCATTCATGGTAGCCAGAGAGGTAAGGGGTATCCCTTTTGTAGGTGGGGCGTTCAGTATAGTTATTATCATACTGGGAAATATTGTGGCTATTGTCTTGGAGGGTGTTATTGCCTCGGTGCAGGCATTACGTCTTGAGTATTATGAATTTTTCGGTAAATTTTTCTCAGGGAGCGGTAAGCCTTTTGAGCCTTTTTATATTGCCTTAAAAGATGAAGGGAAGGTTTATGAGAGAAAAGGTTGA
- a CDS encoding ATP synthase subunit C, with protein MMRLPLWRTGLIGGFLVFLLLPDAIVFAQEAARGSASADLIAAYKTIGLGLAAAFAIAATVCGAAYAVGRIGSAALGAAAEKPELLTRSILFVALAEGLAVLGFAIAMMLIQKM; from the coding sequence ATGATGAGGTTGCCATTATGGCGAACAGGATTAATAGGTGGTTTTTTAGTGTTTTTATTATTGCCTGATGCTATTGTATTCGCTCAAGAGGCTGCCCGTGGAAGTGCTTCGGCTGATTTGATAGCAGCATATAAGACCATTGGTTTGGGTCTTGCTGCTGCCTTTGCCATAGCAGCTACAGTTTGTGGCGCAGCCTATGCTGTTGGTCGTATTGGGTCTGCAGCCCTTGGCGCAGCAGCAGAAAAACCAGAATTGTTGACCCGAAGTATCCTTTTTGTAGCATTGGCAGAAGGGCTTGCAGTGCTTGGTTTTGCCATTGCCATGATGTTGATACAGAAGATGTAG
- a CDS encoding V-type ATP synthase subunit F, producing MKFFCIADEDTALGFRLAGIESRVVKTPEQAHKAINEALVESDCGIVIINEKVAGWIRSQIDKIRMEVSRPLIVEIPGPEGPIEGRKSLREFVQEAVGISVG from the coding sequence ATGAAGTTTTTTTGCATTGCCGATGAGGATACAGCGCTGGGTTTCAGGCTTGCAGGAATAGAATCGAGGGTTGTAAAGACACCAGAACAAGCCCATAAGGCAATAAACGAGGCGCTTGTGGAATCTGACTGCGGAATAGTTATAATCAATGAGAAGGTGGCAGGCTGGATAAGGTCCCAGATAGATAAAATTAGGATGGAAGTTAGTAGGCCTCTTATCGTAGAGATACCAGGGCCTGAAGGCCCTATAGAAGGAAGAAAGAGCCTAAGGGAATTCGTCCAGGAGGCTGTGGGAATAAGTGTTGGATAA
- a CDS encoding V-type ATP synthase subunit E — protein MTTEQNSTERLREEILADARKKADELILSGKKEADAILVAAGNEAARIRQEIIDSALKEADRKSELILATVPVEIGKFKAERIESILESIYEEANKKIQDIGSMNYTEVLINLAADAINKMAGDFFNLKISWSDINFDGNFLINEISRRINRPVTITISEETDIMGVGIVVEDHEGRQIWDNRLSERLKRLWPAMRRKIALDAGFAM, from the coding sequence ATGACAACAGAACAAAATTCTACTGAAAGATTACGGGAAGAGATTCTTGCAGATGCAAGAAAAAAGGCTGATGAACTGATCTTGAGTGGTAAGAAGGAGGCAGATGCCATATTGGTAGCTGCAGGTAATGAGGCTGCAAGGATAAGACAGGAGATAATAGATTCGGCACTCAAAGAGGCTGATAGAAAAAGCGAATTAATATTGGCAACCGTCCCTGTAGAAATCGGAAAATTCAAGGCAGAGCGTATAGAATCTATCCTTGAGTCTATTTATGAAGAGGCGAACAAGAAAATACAGGACATTGGAAGTATGAACTATACAGAGGTATTGATAAATCTTGCAGCAGATGCCATAAACAAGATGGCAGGGGATTTTTTTAATTTAAAAATCTCATGGTCTGATATCAATTTTGATGGCAATTTTCTTATTAATGAAATATCAAGGCGAATAAACCGTCCAGTTACCATTACCATATCAGAGGAGACAGATATTATGGGAGTTGGTATTGTTGTTGAAGACCATGAAGGTCGGCAGATATGGGATAATCGACTATCAGAGAGATTAAAACGTCTATGGCCCGCGATGAGACGAAAGATTGCATTGGATGCAGGTTTTGCTATGTAA